Proteins encoded together in one Desulfuromonas acetexigens window:
- a CDS encoding peptidylprolyl isomerase, giving the protein MTEPIRARVNGSPISHKDFVNAVQGYAMELHRKTKEHLDADELAKVEALALEKLLARELLYQEALARGLVASAEAVAAEVQRLMANFPSPEEFVGTLAKAGIDLGDYQRMIRQDLTVNLLTAQETEALPEPDEAAIAAFYQEYAEQMREPARARACHILLKVRDGNKEETRRALEALRERSCSEDFAALAEEASDCPSAARGGDLGYFRRGEMVQPFSDAAFSQPVGEVGEVVETPFGLHLIKVLERKDVRALDLAEATPKIRRYLLEQQAARHLEQFVAELRGRAKIEFCS; this is encoded by the coding sequence GTGACTGAACCGATTCGTGCCCGCGTCAACGGCAGCCCCATTTCCCACAAGGATTTCGTCAATGCCGTGCAGGGCTATGCCATGGAACTGCACCGCAAAACCAAAGAGCATCTGGATGCCGATGAACTGGCCAAGGTCGAAGCCTTGGCCCTGGAAAAACTTCTGGCGCGCGAGCTCCTTTATCAGGAAGCCCTGGCCCGAGGGCTGGTGGCGTCGGCCGAGGCGGTGGCGGCGGAAGTTCAGAGGCTGATGGCGAACTTTCCTTCCCCTGAAGAATTCGTCGGAACCCTGGCCAAGGCGGGGATCGACCTGGGGGATTATCAGCGCATGATCCGCCAGGATCTCACCGTCAATCTGCTCACCGCCCAGGAAACGGAAGCCCTGCCCGAGCCGGACGAGGCAGCGATCGCGGCTTTTTACCAGGAATACGCCGAACAGATGCGGGAACCGGCCCGGGCGCGCGCCTGCCACATCCTGCTGAAGGTCCGTGATGGCAATAAGGAAGAGACCCGGCGCGCCCTCGAAGCCTTGCGCGAGCGCAGTTGCAGCGAGGATTTCGCCGCTCTCGCCGAGGAAGCATCCGACTGCCCGAGCGCCGCCCGGGGCGGTGATCTCGGCTATTTCCGTCGGGGGGAGATGGTCCAGCCCTTTTCCGATGCCGCCTTCAGCCAACCGGTCGGTGAGGTGGGGGAGGTGGTCGAAACCCCCTTCGGCCTGCATCTGATCAAGGTGCTTGAGCGCAAGGACGTCCGCGCCCTCGATCTGGCCGAAGCAACGCCGAAGATCCGCCGCTATCTCCTCG
- the rsmA gene encoding 16S rRNA (adenine(1518)-N(6)/adenine(1519)-N(6))-dimethyltransferase RsmA yields the protein MEHRPKKRFGQNFLRDHSVIDRILAAAELGPTDQVLEIGPGMGALTDRMLPLVERLQVMELDRDLIAALEGRQAAHLIIHEGDALRFDWPELLGPGPFKLVANLPYNISSQILFKLLDHRQLFSRAVLMFQKEVGDRIAASPGTRDYGILSVFCKLWFDVRRVVTVPPGAFHPPPKVTSVVLAFDPLAEARVLVADEPFFRRVVKAAFAQRRKTLRNTLTASGLGFPGFEARLAEAGIDPGRRGETLDLTEFAHLAELLRQPSV from the coding sequence ATGGAACATCGCCCCAAAAAACGTTTCGGTCAGAATTTCCTGCGCGATCATTCGGTCATCGACCGCATTCTCGCGGCGGCCGAGCTGGGTCCCACGGATCAGGTGCTGGAGATCGGTCCAGGGATGGGCGCGCTGACCGACCGGATGCTCCCCCTGGTCGAGCGACTGCAGGTGATGGAACTCGACCGGGATCTCATCGCCGCGCTGGAGGGGCGCCAGGCCGCTCATCTCATCATTCATGAGGGGGATGCTCTGCGCTTCGACTGGCCAGAACTGCTCGGCCCGGGGCCGTTCAAGCTGGTCGCCAATCTCCCCTACAACATCTCCAGCCAGATTCTCTTCAAGTTGCTCGATCATCGCCAACTCTTCTCCCGCGCCGTGCTCATGTTCCAGAAAGAGGTCGGCGACCGCATCGCCGCTTCCCCAGGCACAAGAGATTACGGCATCCTCTCGGTCTTCTGCAAACTCTGGTTCGATGTGCGACGGGTGGTGACGGTTCCCCCCGGAGCCTTTCATCCCCCGCCCAAGGTGACCTCGGTGGTACTGGCCTTCGACCCCCTCGCCGAAGCGCGGGTGCTTGTCGCCGACGAACCATTCTTCCGCCGGGTGGTGAAAGCGGCCTTCGCCCAGCGGCGCAAGACCCTGCGCAATACCCTGACCGCTTCCGGTCTGGGCTTTCCCGGCTTCGAGGCGCGCCTCGCCGAGGCCGGGATCGACCCCGGTCGCCGCGGCGAAACCCTCGATCTGACCGAGTTCGCCCACCTGGCCGAACTGCTGCGACAACCTTCCGTCTGA
- a CDS encoding DUF2062 domain-containing protein translates to MWRRFGFIRQLKLNLVKFIRLRGSPDEIAKGVALGIFIGMTPTFGLQMPIAIFFAFLLKENKLAAALGVWITNPVTAPIIYGLQYESGRLLLDLPRARLPELTFESLKAMGGEVLLPLCLGSLIFGIACGALAYALTLRAVPLFKAWKIPRWPRPRGLHIHRRKGD, encoded by the coding sequence ATGTGGCGACGTTTCGGTTTTATCCGGCAACTGAAGCTCAACCTGGTTAAATTCATCCGTCTGCGCGGTTCTCCCGACGAGATCGCCAAGGGGGTGGCCCTGGGGATTTTCATCGGCATGACCCCGACCTTCGGGTTGCAGATGCCCATCGCCATCTTCTTCGCCTTTCTGCTCAAGGAAAACAAACTGGCGGCAGCCCTCGGCGTCTGGATCACCAACCCGGTGACGGCGCCGATCATCTATGGTTTGCAATACGAGTCGGGCCGCCTGCTGCTCGATTTGCCTCGGGCACGGCTGCCAGAGCTCACGTTCGAGTCGTTAAAAGCGATGGGGGGCGAGGTACTGCTCCCCTTATGTCTGGGGAGTCTGATTTTCGGCATAGCCTGCGGCGCCCTCGCCTATGCTCTGACCCTGCGGGCAGTGCCGCTTTTCAAGGCCTGGAAAATCCCCCGCTGGCCCCGTCCCCGGGGATTGCACATCCACCGGCGCAAGGGGGATTGA
- the tsaD gene encoding tRNA (adenosine(37)-N6)-threonylcarbamoyltransferase complex transferase subunit TsaD, with product MLLLAIESSCDETAAAVVRDGRHALSNVIASQVDVHARYGGVVPEIASRKHLEAISVVVEEALERASVTLAEIEGLVVTRGPGLVGALLVGLSFAKAVAMARNLPLVGVHHIEGHILAPQLEQAVPFPYLALAVSGGHTHLYRVDGVGRYRILGRTLDDAAGEAFDKVAKLLGLGYPGGAVIDRLAAEGNPKAIDFPRPMLHKHQLDFSFSGIKTAVLNHVRAQSELPAGQDLRDLAASFQAAVVEVLVKKTLRAAEEQNLERIVVAGGVACNSGLRQAMGAACAAKGKTVVFPSPLLCADNAAMLAVAGDSYLSAGERDGFALNALASWPLDRAGR from the coding sequence ATGCTTCTACTTGCCATCGAATCTTCCTGTGATGAAACCGCCGCTGCCGTGGTGCGCGACGGTCGTCATGCCCTGTCCAATGTCATCGCCTCCCAGGTGGATGTTCATGCCCGCTATGGCGGCGTGGTGCCCGAGATCGCCTCGCGCAAACATCTGGAGGCGATCTCCGTGGTCGTTGAAGAGGCGCTGGAGCGGGCCTCGGTGACTCTTGCCGAGATCGAGGGGCTGGTGGTGACGCGCGGGCCGGGGCTGGTCGGCGCCCTGCTCGTTGGACTCTCCTTCGCCAAGGCGGTCGCCATGGCCCGCAACCTCCCCCTGGTCGGGGTCCATCACATCGAAGGGCACATCCTGGCGCCGCAGTTGGAGCAGGCGGTGCCCTTTCCCTATCTCGCCCTGGCCGTCTCCGGCGGGCATACCCATCTCTACCGGGTCGACGGTGTCGGCCGTTATCGGATTCTCGGACGCACCCTCGACGACGCCGCCGGCGAGGCCTTCGACAAGGTCGCCAAGCTCCTCGGTCTCGGTTATCCCGGGGGGGCGGTCATCGATCGCTTGGCCGCCGAGGGGAACCCCAAGGCCATCGATTTTCCCCGGCCGATGCTGCATAAACATCAGCTCGACTTCAGTTTCAGCGGCATCAAGACGGCGGTGCTCAATCATGTGCGCGCCCAGTCCGAGCTGCCGGCGGGCCAGGACCTGCGCGACCTGGCCGCCAGTTTTCAGGCGGCGGTGGTGGAGGTGCTGGTGAAAAAGACCCTGCGCGCCGCCGAGGAACAAAATCTGGAACGGATCGTCGTCGCCGGGGGTGTAGCCTGCAACAGCGGCTTACGTCAAGCGATGGGGGCGGCCTGCGCGGCCAAGGGCAAAACCGTGGTTTTCCCCTCGCCGCTCCTTTGCGCGGACAATGCCGCCATGCTCGCCGTCGCCGGGGATTCTTACCTCAGCGCCGGAGAGCGGGACGGTTTCGCTCTGAACGCCCTGGCGAGCTGGCCCCTCGACCGGGCCGGTCGTTGA
- a CDS encoding PhoH family protein — MKKTYVLDTNVLLHDPQAIFRFEDNDLVIPITVIEEIDRFKKDMNEKGRNARQISRILDGFRATSKLIEGVPLEKGGVLKVQLYTEATMKGLPPELQVDRGDNRILAVALELKKTCSCPVIFVTKDTNLRIKADAVGLAAADYESDKVSIDDLYSGTAEVELSKDEVDRFYGQGYLPLEGDFYPNQCITLVEAGNPSHTAIGRYNHSMGRVNPLIKVPKEGLWGIHPRNREQQFAFSLLLDENIQLVTLVGKAGTGKTLLAIAAGLTMVADQGQFSRLLVSRPVFPMGRDLGFLPGDVEEKLAPWMQPIFDNVELLLGAVEERGGKHKRGYKELVDMGILEIEPLTYIRGRSIPKQYMIVDEAQNLTPHEVKTIITRAGEGTKIVLTGDPYQIDNPYVDASSNGLTYTVEKFKGQALAGHVTLTKGERSSLAELAANLL, encoded by the coding sequence ATGAAAAAGACCTATGTTCTTGATACCAATGTCTTGCTGCATGATCCCCAGGCCATCTTTCGCTTCGAGGACAACGATCTGGTGATCCCCATCACCGTCATCGAAGAAATCGACCGCTTCAAAAAGGATATGAACGAGAAGGGGCGCAACGCCCGTCAGATTTCGCGCATTCTCGACGGCTTTCGCGCTACCAGCAAGCTGATCGAAGGGGTGCCCCTGGAAAAGGGGGGGGTACTCAAAGTGCAGCTTTATACCGAGGCGACCATGAAAGGGCTCCCGCCCGAGCTACAGGTCGATCGGGGGGATAACCGGATTCTGGCCGTGGCCCTGGAACTGAAGAAGACCTGCTCCTGCCCGGTGATCTTCGTTACCAAGGACACCAACCTGCGCATCAAGGCTGATGCCGTGGGGCTGGCCGCCGCCGATTACGAGTCGGACAAGGTTTCCATCGATGATCTTTATTCAGGAACGGCCGAGGTCGAGCTGAGCAAGGATGAGGTAGACCGCTTCTACGGCCAGGGCTATCTCCCCCTGGAAGGGGATTTCTACCCCAATCAGTGCATCACCCTGGTTGAGGCGGGCAATCCGTCGCACACCGCCATCGGCCGCTACAATCATTCCATGGGGCGGGTCAATCCGCTGATCAAGGTGCCCAAGGAAGGTCTCTGGGGGATTCACCCCCGCAACCGAGAGCAGCAGTTCGCTTTCAGTCTGCTCCTCGATGAAAATATCCAGCTTGTGACTCTGGTCGGCAAGGCCGGTACCGGCAAAACCCTGCTCGCCATTGCCGCCGGTCTGACCATGGTGGCGGATCAGGGGCAGTTCAGCCGGCTGCTCGTCTCCCGTCCGGTCTTTCCCATGGGGCGCGATCTCGGCTTTCTCCCTGGGGATGTGGAAGAGAAATTGGCGCCCTGGATGCAGCCGATTTTCGACAATGTCGAATTGCTCCTCGGCGCGGTGGAAGAGCGCGGCGGCAAACATAAACGCGGCTACAAGGAGCTGGTCGATATGGGCATCCTTGAAATCGAGCCGTTGACCTACATCCGCGGCCGCTCCATTCCGAAGCAGTACATGATCGTCGACGAGGCGCAGAACCTCACCCCCCACGAGGTGAAGACCATCATCACCCGGGCGGGGGAGGGGACCAAGATCGTCCTCACCGGCGACCCCTACCAGATCGACAACCCCTACGTCGACGCCTCGAGCAACGGCCTGACTTATACTGTCGAGAAGTTTAAAGGCCAAGCCCTCGCCGGCCATGTCACCCTGACCAAGGGGGAACGGTCGTCCCTGGCCGAACTGGCGGCAAATCTTCTTTAG
- a CDS encoding aminotransferase class V-fold PLP-dependent enzyme, with amino-acid sequence MSIYLDNAATSHPKPEAVYRAMDQALRQVGANPGRGGHAMGLEAGRLVFEARESLADFFGIADSSRIAFTTNATEAINLALFGLLQAGDRVVTSTMEHNAVMRPLRVLRERGVEVVQVQGDRQGFVDPQAVRDACRVPTRLVVLSHCSNVSGTLQPVEEIGPWCRERGILFLLDAAQSAGAFPIHVDQLGADLLAVPGHKSLMGPQGTGFLYVRSGLHLNPLIHGGTGGHSNADGMPEEMPERYEAGTRNTPGIAGLKAAVDFLRETGLERIRTHEKALLQRLLDGLGRMPQIRVHGPSDLDRHGGACSITLDGIDPAQVGFWLDHAYDIVCRVGLHCAPDAHRTLGTHPRGTVRVSPGYFTTAEEIDALLAALAELPGRIAAEGGA; translated from the coding sequence ATGAGCATTTATCTCGACAACGCCGCCACCAGTCATCCCAAGCCCGAAGCGGTTTACCGCGCCATGGATCAGGCTTTGCGACAGGTGGGGGCCAACCCCGGCCGCGGTGGCCATGCCATGGGACTGGAAGCCGGACGCCTGGTTTTCGAGGCGCGTGAGTCCCTCGCCGACTTTTTCGGTATCGCCGACAGTTCGCGCATCGCCTTTACCACCAATGCTACCGAAGCGATCAACCTGGCTCTTTTCGGCCTCCTTCAGGCCGGCGATCGGGTGGTGACCTCGACCATGGAGCACAACGCGGTGATGCGCCCCTTGCGAGTGTTGCGCGAACGGGGGGTGGAGGTGGTTCAGGTGCAAGGGGATCGCCAGGGTTTCGTCGATCCGCAGGCGGTGCGCGATGCCTGCCGCGTGCCGACGCGGTTGGTGGTGCTCTCCCACTGCTCCAACGTCAGCGGGACCTTGCAGCCGGTGGAGGAGATCGGGCCCTGGTGCCGTGAACGGGGCATCCTCTTCCTCCTCGATGCGGCGCAGAGCGCCGGCGCCTTTCCGATTCACGTGGATCAACTCGGCGCCGATCTGCTCGCGGTTCCCGGCCACAAAAGTCTGATGGGTCCGCAAGGAACCGGCTTTCTCTATGTCCGCTCCGGGCTGCATCTGAACCCTCTGATTCACGGCGGTACCGGCGGTCATTCCAATGCTGACGGCATGCCCGAGGAAATGCCCGAACGCTACGAGGCGGGAACCCGCAACACCCCGGGCATCGCCGGACTCAAAGCGGCGGTTGACTTCCTCCGCGAGACGGGCCTGGAACGGATACGCACCCATGAAAAGGCGTTGCTGCAGCGGTTGCTCGACGGCCTTGGTCGCATGCCGCAGATAAGGGTCCATGGCCCGAGCGATCTCGACCGGCACGGCGGCGCCTGTTCCATTACTCTGGACGGCATCGATCCGGCGCAGGTGGGGTTCTGGCTCGACCATGCCTACGACATCGTCTGCCGGGTTGGGCTCCATTGCGCCCCCGACGCCCATCGCACCCTGGGCACCCACCCCCGGGGGACGGTCCGGGTCAGCCCCGGCTATTTCACCACGGCCGAAGAGATCGATGCTCTGCTGGCTGCCTTGGCTGAGTTGCCGGGGCGGATCGCCGCCGAGGGCGGCGCCTGA
- a CDS encoding SPASM domain-containing protein, with translation MGLDLLDTPVRISWRFTPTSPLSRADLLRIAGRLAEGGVFFVYLDGRPLLHPNLLELLDTLANTGIRISLVSGGSPKELDVLHPGLPLAQLDMEIIDRNGLSRDVLGRTLKDLRACGYEPGLLLRPLATRLPLLSELLATARELGVSRVRLPNIPLDGEEAPRDPAELPSPKDLERLRQSLAPDCAAGLSFEIHDLFIWELFHGEDGAQRAEYGGCQAGNSLGHVDAAGNLYPCASWPGALGSLLEYSLAELWASPARFSVRAELERVPSGCRDCAGYDFCFGGCRGLSRSFDPHGDGRDPLCAGPRR, from the coding sequence ATGGGTCTTGACCTTCTCGATACCCCGGTGCGGATTTCCTGGCGTTTTACTCCGACCTCTCCGCTGTCGCGGGCGGATCTTCTCCGCATCGCCGGGCGGTTGGCGGAAGGCGGGGTCTTTTTCGTTTATCTCGACGGTCGCCCCCTGCTCCATCCGAACCTCTTGGAATTGCTCGACACTCTAGCGAACACAGGGATACGCATTTCCCTCGTTTCCGGCGGCTCTCCGAAAGAGCTGGATGTTTTGCATCCCGGTCTTCCCCTGGCTCAGTTGGATATGGAAATCATCGACCGCAACGGCCTCTCCCGCGACGTTCTAGGGCGAACTTTGAAGGATCTTCGTGCGTGCGGTTATGAGCCGGGTTTGCTGCTGCGGCCCCTGGCGACGCGCCTCCCTCTGCTTTCCGAACTTCTGGCGACGGCGCGCGAACTGGGCGTTTCCCGGGTGCGGCTGCCGAATATCCCCCTCGACGGCGAGGAGGCCCCGCGCGACCCGGCGGAACTCCCCAGCCCGAAAGATCTGGAGCGATTGCGGCAGTCCCTGGCCCCCGACTGCGCTGCGGGATTGTCTTTCGAAATCCACGATCTTTTCATCTGGGAACTCTTCCACGGCGAAGACGGAGCACAGCGGGCCGAATATGGCGGCTGCCAAGCGGGTAACAGCCTCGGGCATGTGGATGCCGCCGGCAACCTTTACCCCTGTGCCAGTTGGCCGGGCGCGCTCGGTTCGCTGCTGGAGTATTCGCTGGCGGAACTCTGGGCTTCCCCGGCGCGCTTTTCCGTTCGCGCCGAGTTGGAACGGGTTCCCTCGGGTTGTCGGGATTGTGCCGGCTATGACTTCTGTTTCGGCGGCTGCCGGGGTCTCTCCCGCAGCTTCGATCCTCACGGTGACGGCCGCGATCCCCTCTGTGCCGGACCGCGCCGGTGA
- a CDS encoding GeoRSP system radical SAM/SPASM protein, translating to MSDFSTEIFSAPLTINWTLSFGCNFTCEHCYSRDEVCEELATADLRRIVDILVDKQIPFVNFGGGEPLIRPDLLELAAYATERGLNVSMNSNGWLLDAAIAQGLHDSGFKSVGISIDSAEAELHDDFRNRSGSFARAVAALDHLRTAGVRTTMSSVISRINYRHLRDLLDLARDRGVAQVYLHNFKCSGRGFKNRQELDLTAEEWRDFYVEALRVRDETSDLLISFDDPVISSLPGYSAKSLVNGSSCGKLSLHLRPNGDLTPCGFIPLVIGNILRDDFDALWYDSPILQRMRHKEASGKCQGCAAFEKCLGGCTARAFAVTGDFNQPDPHCWK from the coding sequence ATGAGTGATTTTTCCACCGAAATCTTCAGCGCGCCGCTGACTATCAACTGGACCCTCTCCTTCGGCTGCAATTTTACCTGCGAGCATTGCTACAGCCGCGACGAAGTCTGCGAGGAACTCGCCACCGCCGATCTGCGCCGGATCGTCGATATCCTCGTCGACAAACAGATTCCTTTCGTTAATTTCGGTGGCGGCGAACCGCTGATCCGCCCTGATCTGCTGGAGCTTGCCGCCTACGCGACAGAGCGGGGGCTCAACGTCTCGATGAATTCCAATGGCTGGCTGCTCGATGCCGCCATCGCCCAAGGATTGCACGACAGCGGCTTCAAGAGTGTCGGCATCAGCATCGACAGCGCCGAGGCGGAACTCCATGACGATTTTCGCAACCGCTCCGGTTCCTTCGCCCGGGCGGTGGCCGCCCTCGACCATCTGCGCACCGCCGGCGTGCGCACCACCATGAGCAGCGTCATCTCGCGCATCAACTATCGCCATTTGCGGGATCTGCTCGATCTTGCCCGGGATCGCGGCGTCGCCCAGGTTTATCTGCACAACTTCAAATGCAGCGGGCGCGGCTTCAAAAATAGGCAGGAACTGGATCTGACCGCGGAAGAGTGGCGGGACTTCTATGTCGAGGCGTTGCGGGTGCGGGATGAGACTTCCGATCTGCTCATTTCTTTCGATGATCCGGTCATTTCCTCCTTGCCGGGGTACTCCGCTAAAAGCTTGGTTAACGGCAGCAGTTGTGGTAAACTTTCTCTACATTTACGTCCCAACGGCGACCTCACCCCCTGCGGATTCATCCCTTTGGTGATCGGTAACATTCTGCGGGACGATTTCGACGCTCTCTGGTACGATTCGCCGATTCTGCAACGGATGCGGCACAAGGAGGCATCGGGTAAATGTCAGGGCTGCGCCGCCTTTGAAAAATGCCTCGGCGGCTGTACCGCCCGGGCCTTCGCCGTGACAGGCGATTTCAACCAGCCTGATCCTCATTGCTGGAAATAG
- the pqqD gene encoding pyrroloquinoline quinone biosynthesis peptide chaperone PqqD: protein MVNRPKRHPDIVWRVEKGREARIVEALAAGEEVSDLGSVILIISGMMHQLNLVGGRIWSLCDGHRTEEEIVAALATEFDAEPEELRADVAEFIADLRGRGWLSDE, encoded by the coding sequence GTGGTAAATCGTCCGAAACGGCATCCCGACATTGTCTGGCGGGTGGAAAAGGGGCGCGAGGCCCGGATTGTTGAGGCTCTGGCGGCGGGGGAGGAGGTCTCCGACCTGGGGAGCGTGATCCTCATCATCTCCGGCATGATGCATCAACTCAACCTGGTCGGGGGGCGTATCTGGAGCCTCTGTGACGGCCATCGCACCGAGGAGGAAATCGTCGCGGCCCTGGCCACCGAATTCGACGCCGAGCCCGAGGAGTTGCGGGCGGATGTGGCGGAATTCATTGCTGATCTGCGCGGGCGGGGGTGGCTGAGCGATGAGTGA
- the yedE gene encoding YedE family putative selenium transporter, with product MNLRDRHLWLVIFAGLALGSFGALLAVWGNPENSGICVSCFLENSAGALGLHDNERMRYLRPELIGFVLGALGSSLLFREFRSRGGSDPLPRFFGGIFLMVGCAVFIGCPIKLFLRLGAGDLTALSGFAGLFVGVWGGLRTMVDEVRLVPAQPRRGSGLLVPALFLFLLVFLLTGPGFLQESAGGSATAHAPRSVALAVGLLLGGLAQRSRLCVTGALRDALLLGRRSPLLYGLLAFALSAVLVNLLTGGFRLGFYGQPGAHTDQLWSFFGMALVGWLSVLIGGCPFRQLIKAGEGDADAGLVVMGMLVGGAVAQSWGLTATAAGVPLYGKVAVLSGFIFVFAWSLFSREDKTC from the coding sequence ATGAACCTGCGTGACCGCCATTTGTGGCTGGTGATTTTTGCCGGGCTCGCCCTCGGTAGCTTCGGCGCGCTCCTCGCGGTCTGGGGGAATCCGGAGAATTCCGGTATCTGCGTCTCCTGTTTTCTCGAAAACAGCGCCGGCGCCCTGGGGTTGCACGATAACGAGCGCATGCGCTACCTGCGCCCGGAGTTGATTGGCTTTGTCCTCGGCGCCCTGGGCAGTTCCCTCCTTTTTCGTGAGTTCCGCTCCCGGGGGGGGAGTGACCCGCTCCCCCGGTTCTTCGGCGGAATCTTTCTTATGGTTGGTTGCGCCGTTTTTATCGGTTGCCCGATCAAGCTTTTTCTCCGCCTGGGCGCCGGCGACCTCACCGCCCTGTCCGGCTTCGCCGGGCTTTTCGTTGGGGTCTGGGGCGGCCTGCGCACGATGGTCGACGAAGTACGTCTCGTTCCGGCGCAGCCCCGGCGCGGAAGCGGCCTGCTCGTGCCGGCCCTCTTTCTGTTCTTGCTGGTCTTTCTGCTGACCGGCCCCGGTTTTCTGCAGGAGTCGGCAGGGGGAAGCGCCACGGCCCACGCGCCCCGGTCGGTTGCCCTGGCGGTCGGCTTGCTCCTTGGCGGACTCGCCCAGCGCAGTCGTCTCTGCGTTACCGGCGCCCTGCGCGATGCCCTGCTCCTCGGTCGTCGCTCGCCGCTCTTGTACGGGCTGTTGGCCTTCGCTCTCAGTGCGGTGTTGGTCAATCTTCTAACCGGCGGCTTCCGCCTTGGCTTTTATGGCCAGCCCGGGGCGCATACGGACCAGCTCTGGAGTTTCTTCGGCATGGCCCTGGTCGGTTGGCTCTCGGTACTGATCGGCGGTTGCCCCTTTCGGCAACTGATCAAGGCCGGTGAAGGGGACGCCGATGCCGGGCTGGTGGTGATGGGTATGCTCGTCGGCGGGGCCGTCGCTCAGTCCTGGGGGCTGACCGCGACCGCCGCCGGGGTGCCGCTGTACGGCAAGGTAGCGGTCCTTTCCGGCTTTATTTTCGTCTTCGCCTGGAGTCTTTTCAGTCGCGAGGATAAAACCTGTTGA
- a CDS encoding tetratricopeptide repeat protein: MANFSCTSRLKLLLLLATAGLVALLATAPKGGGTAGSSALDKAMERELAWQARAAFVRELYAPVTELRAAGQSQQALLKLEELARTYPGDPFALVLRAEILRELGRLDQAIGHYAQALRLNGEFLDEQGPFSRRTEIRQLVEEGLATLLPRFQAHPDNRSLATTVKEIYYLQSRLAGGCE, from the coding sequence ATGGCCAACTTTTCCTGCACCAGTCGACTCAAGCTGCTCCTTCTCCTCGCCACGGCGGGGCTGGTCGCGCTTCTCGCCACCGCCCCCAAAGGCGGGGGGACGGCAGGATCCTCCGCTCTGGATAAGGCGATGGAGCGGGAACTGGCCTGGCAGGCCCGAGCCGCTTTCGTCCGGGAACTCTACGCGCCGGTGACGGAACTGCGCGCGGCCGGGCAGTCGCAGCAGGCCCTGCTCAAGTTGGAGGAGCTGGCCCGGACCTATCCCGGCGATCCCTTTGCTCTGGTGCTGCGTGCTGAAATCCTGCGCGAACTGGGGCGGCTCGACCAGGCCATCGGCCACTATGCCCAGGCGTTGCGCCTCAACGGCGAGTTTCTCGATGAACAGGGGCCCTTTTCCCGACGGACGGAAATTCGTCAACTGGTGGAGGAGGGGCTGGCGACCTTACTGCCGCGCTTTCAGGCCCACCCCGACAACCGTTCTCTGGCGACGACGGTGAAGGAGATCTACTACCTGCAAAGTCGGCTGGCCGGGGGGTGCGAGTAG
- a CDS encoding phosphate/phosphite/phosphonate ABC transporter substrate-binding protein, which produces MTRRFLLLLLLSAFFLTACDRLNERPTMKIGYMNCNNERETYQRFAPISSYLSEKTGVEFETVVVDTHEFEERMKAGEFALVHTNSLLYINLKETVGLQLLAAEKRGAFGSHAAGALISRKGSGIEKIEDIKGKRLIFGPMMAPFGYLAQYDLMLAAGIDPERDLAYYAIPPGAFKHEKLIYAVYFGDFDVAAAPVLDLEEMTREGKIEADDFTILAQSATFPYCTFGAAADLDPALFATIKKALLDLGPEDTAELDGERLKVLKTSWADGFEDLLDSDYDGLREMARRANMPPYQSY; this is translated from the coding sequence ATGACCCGACGTTTCTTGCTTTTGCTCCTTCTGTCCGCTTTTTTTCTGACCGCCTGCGACCGTCTCAATGAGCGGCCGACGATGAAGATCGGCTACATGAATTGCAACAACGAGCGTGAGACCTACCAGCGCTTCGCCCCCATTTCCAGCTATCTTTCGGAAAAGACCGGGGTCGAGTTCGAAACGGTAGTGGTCGATACCCACGAGTTCGAAGAGCGCATGAAGGCGGGCGAATTCGCCCTGGTACACACCAACTCGCTGCTCTACATCAATCTCAAGGAGACCGTCGGCCTTCAGTTGCTCGCCGCCGAAAAACGCGGCGCCTTCGGTTCCCACGCGGCGGGGGCGCTCATCTCCCGTAAAGGGAGCGGTATTGAAAAGATCGAGGATATCAAGGGCAAACGCCTGATTTTCGGACCGATGATGGCTCCTTTCGGCTATCTCGCCCAATACGATCTGATGCTCGCCGCCGGTATCGATCCCGAGCGGGATCTGGCCTACTACGCCATTCCCCCGGGTGCCTTCAAGCACGAAAAGCTCATTTACGCCGTCTATTTCGGGGATTTCGACGTGGCTGCCGCGCCCGTCCTCGACCTCGAAGAAATGACCCGGGAAGGCAAGATCGAAGCCGACGATTTCACCATCCTGGCGCAGAGCGCGACCTTTCCCTACTGCACCTTCGGCGCCGCCGCCGATCTCGATCCCGCGCTTTTCGCCACGATCAAAAAAGCGCTGCTCGATCTCGGTCCCGAGGATACCGCCGAACTCGATGGCGAACGGCTCAAGGTGTTGAAGACCTCCTGGGCCGATGGGTTCGAGGATCTGCTCGACAGCGACTATGATGGTCTGCGGGAGATGGCGCGGCGAGCCAACATGCCCCCCTATCAGAGTTACTGA